A genomic window from Rhodococcus sp. KBS0724 includes:
- a CDS encoding acyl-CoA dehydrogenase family protein yields the protein MFIDLTDSQRALQAELRRYFSTLISPDEAKIMRTERHGPTYRDVIRRMGKDGWLGVGWPVEYGGRGFGEVEQQISVNEAVRADVPLPSVTLQTVGPTLQKYGSEEQKQKFLPAILAGEVHFAIGYTEPEAGTDLAALRTGAVRAGDEYIVNGQKIFTTGGHDADYVWLAVRTGAADSRHRGISILIMDTKDPGYTWTPIITCDGAHHVNATYYEDVRVPVNMLVGEENQGWRLITTQLNHERVMLGPAGRVGGIYDHVFDWAHREGLLDHADVRRTLGEIHATYRLNELLNWQVASSDSESVDVADASATKVFATERIQRVGRLAEEIVGRYGNPLDPKTADLMEWLDMQVKRNLVITFGGGVNEVMRELIATSGLKLPRVPR from the coding sequence GTGTTCATCGATCTGACCGACAGTCAGCGCGCGTTGCAGGCTGAACTTCGTCGCTACTTCTCGACCCTGATCTCGCCCGACGAGGCCAAGATCATGCGCACCGAACGGCATGGGCCGACCTACCGTGACGTGATCCGCCGAATGGGCAAAGACGGGTGGCTCGGTGTCGGCTGGCCGGTCGAATACGGCGGACGAGGCTTCGGCGAGGTGGAGCAGCAGATCTCTGTCAACGAGGCTGTGCGAGCCGATGTTCCGCTGCCATCGGTCACATTGCAAACGGTCGGCCCCACGTTGCAGAAGTACGGTAGCGAGGAGCAGAAGCAGAAGTTCCTTCCCGCTATCCTGGCCGGTGAAGTGCATTTTGCCATCGGCTACACCGAACCCGAGGCCGGCACCGACCTTGCGGCCTTGCGTACCGGCGCCGTGCGCGCGGGTGACGAGTACATAGTCAACGGCCAGAAAATCTTCACCACCGGTGGACATGATGCGGACTACGTGTGGCTGGCTGTGCGAACTGGAGCAGCAGATTCGCGCCACCGGGGCATCTCGATCCTGATCATGGACACGAAGGATCCGGGGTACACCTGGACACCCATCATTACCTGCGACGGTGCTCATCACGTCAACGCCACTTACTACGAAGACGTCCGCGTTCCGGTGAACATGCTTGTGGGTGAGGAGAATCAGGGTTGGCGTCTCATTACCACCCAGCTCAATCACGAGCGAGTCATGCTCGGACCAGCAGGTCGCGTCGGTGGCATTTACGATCATGTCTTCGACTGGGCTCACCGGGAGGGTCTTCTTGATCACGCCGACGTGCGACGCACGTTGGGGGAGATCCACGCAACCTACCGACTGAACGAACTTCTCAATTGGCAGGTGGCGTCGAGTGATTCGGAGTCGGTTGACGTCGCCGATGCTTCGGCAACCAAAGTGTTTGCCACCGAGCGCATTCAGCGAGTCGGCCGACTGGCCGAGGAAATCGTCGGCCGATACGGTAACCCGCTCGATCCGAAGACCGCTGATCTCATGGAGTGGTTGGACATGCAGGTCAAGCGCAATCTGGTGATTACCTTCGGCGGTGGGGTCAACGAGGTGATGCGTGAATTGATCGCGACTTCCGGCCTGAAGCTGCCAAGAGTTCCGAGATAG
- a CDS encoding helix-turn-helix transcriptional regulator, giving the protein MFENALLIDAAGRPTQRHHQAFSQDWDRIKEWSDNVYMPYTVTPIGRRLRPASDMYSASVGRIDVTRFCYGIPVTVGECSPEAGNILVLTTIRGNGRHALGGGSSVNTAVGETFVADCSRTDYFVEFDENHLQLNLTVPHQLVADHAQQWYGRVPDDLLWQHKCSIGGRGSSWLALMDYVVRAVAESPEALSRERLGARVQELITAQLLEEWAAQAGIALGAGIDSAEPVYVRAAEEYIDTFARSVPTASEIAAAVGVSVRALTAGFRRYRDTTPGQLLRERRLTGVRSELLFSDGRTISDIANAWGYVNLGIFAAGYRKRFGELPSQTRSGA; this is encoded by the coding sequence ATGTTCGAGAATGCCTTGCTGATCGACGCGGCGGGTCGGCCGACCCAACGGCACCACCAGGCCTTTTCTCAGGACTGGGACCGCATCAAGGAGTGGTCCGACAACGTCTACATGCCATATACGGTCACGCCGATCGGTAGACGATTGCGCCCGGCGTCCGACATGTATTCGGCTTCCGTCGGTCGGATCGACGTCACCCGGTTCTGTTACGGCATCCCGGTCACTGTGGGTGAGTGTTCGCCCGAAGCGGGAAACATTCTTGTTCTGACGACGATTCGTGGGAACGGCCGGCATGCCCTTGGTGGTGGTTCGTCCGTGAATACCGCTGTCGGAGAAACGTTTGTGGCGGACTGCAGTCGGACCGACTATTTCGTGGAGTTCGATGAGAATCATCTGCAGCTGAATTTGACTGTGCCGCATCAACTTGTCGCCGATCATGCTCAGCAGTGGTATGGGCGCGTACCGGATGATCTTCTGTGGCAACACAAATGCTCGATCGGTGGGCGCGGATCAAGCTGGTTGGCGCTGATGGATTACGTGGTGCGGGCGGTCGCAGAGTCACCCGAAGCCCTGTCGCGTGAACGGTTGGGCGCGCGGGTGCAGGAGCTGATTACTGCGCAACTGCTCGAGGAGTGGGCGGCACAGGCCGGTATTGCACTCGGCGCCGGTATCGATTCTGCGGAACCCGTGTATGTACGAGCGGCCGAGGAATATATCGACACTTTCGCTCGATCGGTTCCGACTGCCTCGGAGATCGCGGCAGCGGTCGGAGTGAGCGTTCGGGCGCTCACCGCAGGCTTTCGCCGGTACCGTGACACGACTCCTGGTCAGTTGTTGCGCGAGCGTCGGCTTACCGGAGTGCGAAGTGAACTCCTGTTTTCGGACGGAAGAACAATTTCCGATATCGCCAACGCCTGGGGATACGTCAACCTCGGCATTTTTGCTGCCGGATACCGGAAACGATTTGGGGAATTGCCTTCGCAGACCAGGTCGGGAGCCTGA
- a CDS encoding VOC family protein: MASRLNPYISFNGDAREAMEFYKSVFGGTLALNTFGEFGQEGAGADKIMHAMLETDEGYTVMGSDTPPGMPYNPGDNITVSLSGDNGDVLRGYWEKLSSSGNVSMPLEKQMWGDEFGACVDKFGINWVVNISTQQS; the protein is encoded by the coding sequence ATGGCATCTCGACTCAATCCGTACATCAGTTTCAACGGCGACGCCCGTGAAGCGATGGAGTTCTACAAGAGCGTTTTCGGTGGCACGCTCGCGTTGAACACCTTTGGTGAATTTGGTCAGGAGGGCGCCGGAGCAGACAAGATCATGCACGCAATGCTCGAAACCGACGAGGGGTACACCGTGATGGGTTCGGATACTCCTCCCGGTATGCCGTACAACCCGGGTGACAACATCACCGTCAGCCTTAGCGGCGACAACGGTGATGTACTGCGTGGCTACTGGGAGAAGCTTTCTTCCAGCGGAAACGTGTCGATGCCGCTCGAAAAGCAGATGTGGGGCGACGAGTTCGGAGCCTGCGTCGACAAGTTCGGAATTAACTGGGTCGTAAATATCAGCACTCAGCAGAGCTGA
- a CDS encoding serine hydrolase has translation MTIEDVAGKAFSKERFDGLLADAVRGPDGVPGVVAMITDRDGNVYEGSAGERAAGFGDPMSTDSVFALFSTTKAITGTAVLQCAEEGLLDLDAPAAKYVPEIGELKVLDGFGDQGEPILREPKREITTRMLMLHTAGFGYDFFNESYNRLSQEHGQPSVITCTKAALTTPLLFDPGEKWEYGTNLDWAGQVVESIRGQRLGDVMRERIFEPLEMTDTAFSMTPSMKDRLATIHQREGDGTLTPLVGFELPAEPEVHMGGHGLHGTVGDYMKFIRMWLNDGAGSQGRVLSQETVAAATKNGLEGQHVGLLPGVIPTLSNDAEFFPGVPKGWAYSFMTNEEVAPTGRPAGSLAWAGLANLYYWIDRQSGIGGFWATQILPFADAGSVGGYLDFESAVYR, from the coding sequence ATGACGATCGAAGATGTTGCAGGAAAGGCTTTTTCGAAAGAGCGTTTCGACGGTCTGTTGGCGGATGCCGTGCGCGGACCTGATGGTGTCCCCGGCGTGGTTGCAATGATCACCGATCGTGACGGCAACGTCTACGAGGGTTCGGCAGGCGAGCGTGCCGCAGGCTTCGGAGACCCGATGTCCACGGATTCGGTCTTCGCGCTCTTCTCGACAACGAAGGCGATCACCGGAACTGCTGTACTGCAGTGCGCCGAGGAAGGTTTGCTCGATCTCGACGCGCCGGCGGCCAAGTACGTTCCGGAGATCGGCGAGTTGAAGGTTCTCGACGGGTTCGGTGATCAGGGCGAGCCGATTTTGCGGGAACCGAAGCGGGAGATCACCACTCGCATGCTGATGCTCCACACGGCCGGATTCGGCTACGACTTCTTCAACGAGTCGTACAACCGCCTTTCGCAGGAACATGGTCAGCCCAGTGTGATCACGTGCACCAAAGCTGCGCTCACCACTCCGCTGCTTTTTGATCCCGGCGAGAAGTGGGAGTACGGAACCAATCTGGACTGGGCCGGTCAGGTAGTGGAATCCATTCGTGGACAACGACTCGGCGACGTGATGCGAGAGCGGATCTTCGAACCGTTGGAGATGACGGACACCGCATTTTCGATGACGCCGTCGATGAAGGATCGACTTGCCACCATTCATCAGCGCGAAGGTGACGGAACGCTCACTCCGCTCGTGGGATTCGAACTACCCGCCGAGCCTGAGGTGCACATGGGTGGACACGGGTTGCACGGCACGGTCGGTGACTACATGAAGTTCATCCGGATGTGGTTGAACGACGGTGCCGGCAGCCAGGGGCGGGTGTTGTCGCAGGAAACGGTGGCAGCAGCAACCAAGAACGGACTCGAAGGCCAACATGTCGGCCTTCTGCCTGGCGTCATCCCGACGTTGTCCAACGACGCCGAGTTCTTCCCCGGAGTGCCCAAGGGATGGGCGTACTCGTTCATGACGAATGAGGAAGTGGCTCCCACAGGTCGGCCCGCGGGTTCACTTGCCTGGGCTGGACTGGCCAACCTCTACTACTGGATTGATCGGCAAAGCGGCATTGGTGGATTCTGGGCCACGCAGATCCTGCCGTTTGCGGACGCAGGTTCTGTCGGCGGGTACTTGGATTTCGAGTCGGCTGTGTATCGCTGA
- a CDS encoding bifunctional MaoC family dehydratase N-terminal/OB-fold nucleic acid binding domain-containing protein, protein MPDPILTAAERVRADGPSEPRAGRDPVNVPMIRNWVEAIGDKNPIYIDESAALAAGHDGLVAPPAMAQVWTMRGLGAIRESDDPLGRMTDILDEAGYTSVVATNCDQTYHRYLRPGEEVTISSVLEDVVGPKKTGLGEGWFFTTRSLWHVGDELVSEMMFRILKFAPPVSATVPSDVPDDLDSSRMLRPTPSLDTQFFWDGVAAHELRIQLRPDGSVQHPPVPAIWKDKSAKTDYLVASGLGTVFSFVVHHAPAVPGRSLPFVVALVELLEGVRMLGELRGVAPADVSIGMAVEATYLDFPGDEETGGTPWTLYAWVPVSQQEETR, encoded by the coding sequence GTGCCAGATCCCATTCTTACTGCCGCAGAGCGGGTTCGCGCGGATGGTCCGAGCGAACCTCGGGCCGGCCGAGATCCTGTGAACGTGCCGATGATCCGCAACTGGGTCGAGGCGATCGGTGACAAGAACCCGATTTACATCGACGAATCCGCAGCGCTCGCGGCTGGGCATGACGGACTGGTCGCTCCGCCGGCCATGGCGCAGGTATGGACGATGCGCGGCCTCGGTGCCATACGCGAATCCGATGATCCATTGGGCCGCATGACGGACATCCTCGACGAGGCCGGATACACCTCCGTTGTTGCAACCAACTGCGATCAGACCTACCACCGTTACTTGCGGCCGGGTGAGGAAGTGACGATCTCATCTGTCTTGGAAGACGTTGTAGGGCCGAAGAAGACGGGCCTGGGGGAGGGCTGGTTCTTCACAACCCGAAGCTTGTGGCATGTCGGTGACGAATTGGTATCCGAGATGATGTTCCGGATCCTGAAGTTTGCTCCGCCGGTCAGTGCGACGGTTCCATCGGATGTGCCCGACGATCTCGATTCTTCTCGAATGCTGCGTCCCACGCCGTCGCTGGACACGCAGTTCTTCTGGGACGGAGTTGCCGCACACGAACTTCGGATTCAGCTGCGCCCCGATGGCAGCGTGCAGCATCCACCGGTGCCCGCGATCTGGAAAGACAAGTCGGCGAAGACCGACTACCTCGTGGCCTCCGGTCTGGGAACCGTATTCAGCTTTGTTGTCCACCATGCGCCCGCAGTGCCCGGCCGCTCTCTTCCGTTTGTGGTTGCACTCGTCGAACTACTGGAAGGTGTGCGCATGCTCGGCGAGCTTCGCGGTGTCGCACCGGCCGATGTCTCGATCGGAATGGCCGTCGAAGCAACGTATCTCGATTTTCCGGGTGATGAAGAGACAGGCGGAACGCCGTGGACCCTGTATGCGTGGGTACCGGTTTCGCAGCAGGAGGAAACTCGATGA
- a CDS encoding MFS transporter, protein MTVESSRAQVRAAWVVGVLSLSGVVVALQQTLVVPLLPEFATALGVSNSTASWLVTSTLLTGAVATPLIGRLADMYGKRAMMLLCLGVMIVGCLIAATGQSFLVLVLGRSMQGFASALLPVGISIMRDALPPEKLSGAVALMSATVGVGGMVGMPMAGVLSEQWGLSSLFWVTGAVGIAVAVVLPFVVPESAVKSRGRFDFLGAIVFTAAMTSLLLAISKGTEWGWGSPVVLVLIVAGIVLLGSWVPWELRTSAPLVDLRTSVRAPILVSNICALLLGFAMFISSLAATQELQLPAESEFGLGLSASAAGLAMSPGGLLMVLLATVSPKVTRRWGAKTTLATGAIVIAFGYVLRVFLTPTLFTIILGTAIVSAGVAFALAAMPTLITESAPLDQTASANSVNSLLRSVGTSTGSAVAAAVLASSTVLIGAAVVPTLHSFEVLYSIGAGAAFLAAIVTLVVRVERKDAVQRDRPGVKVQSGETVRD, encoded by the coding sequence TTGACCGTAGAGTCGTCCCGCGCTCAGGTGCGGGCAGCGTGGGTTGTCGGGGTTTTGAGTCTGAGCGGTGTGGTGGTCGCACTGCAGCAGACTCTGGTCGTTCCGCTTCTCCCTGAGTTTGCGACGGCATTGGGAGTCTCCAACTCGACTGCGTCGTGGTTGGTGACATCAACATTGTTGACCGGTGCTGTCGCAACTCCGCTCATCGGCCGGCTAGCCGATATGTACGGCAAGCGGGCCATGATGCTGTTGTGTCTCGGTGTCATGATCGTGGGTTGCTTGATTGCCGCGACCGGTCAGAGTTTCCTCGTTCTTGTACTCGGTCGATCGATGCAAGGCTTCGCCTCCGCGTTGTTGCCCGTCGGGATCAGCATCATGCGCGACGCCCTACCTCCCGAAAAGCTCAGTGGTGCAGTAGCTCTCATGAGCGCGACCGTGGGTGTCGGGGGAATGGTAGGGATGCCGATGGCGGGGGTGCTCTCAGAACAGTGGGGTCTGTCCTCGCTCTTCTGGGTGACTGGCGCGGTCGGTATTGCCGTCGCAGTTGTACTGCCTTTTGTCGTACCGGAATCTGCCGTGAAAAGCCGCGGGCGCTTCGACTTCCTCGGCGCAATAGTCTTCACGGCGGCCATGACCAGCTTGCTTCTTGCCATCTCGAAGGGCACAGAATGGGGTTGGGGAAGTCCGGTCGTTCTGGTTCTCATCGTTGCGGGCATTGTGTTGCTGGGTTCGTGGGTTCCGTGGGAACTTCGCACGTCGGCGCCGCTCGTGGATTTACGAACATCGGTCCGCGCCCCGATCCTGGTATCGAATATCTGTGCACTACTGCTCGGCTTTGCCATGTTCATCAGTTCGTTGGCTGCCACGCAGGAACTGCAGCTTCCCGCGGAATCCGAGTTCGGACTCGGACTGTCCGCGTCGGCAGCGGGGCTGGCAATGTCGCCGGGTGGGCTCTTGATGGTCCTCCTCGCGACAGTTTCACCTAAGGTCACTCGGCGCTGGGGAGCCAAGACAACGCTGGCGACTGGTGCCATCGTCATCGCTTTCGGGTATGTCTTGCGGGTATTCCTCACTCCCACGTTGTTCACCATCATTCTCGGCACAGCGATTGTGTCTGCCGGTGTTGCATTTGCCTTGGCCGCGATGCCGACCTTGATCACCGAGTCGGCTCCACTCGACCAGACTGCCTCCGCAAACAGCGTCAACAGTCTGCTCCGATCCGTGGGTACTTCGACCGGAAGTGCCGTCGCCGCTGCGGTATTGGCCAGTTCGACCGTATTGATCGGCGCCGCAGTTGTGCCGACGCTGCATTCCTTCGAAGTTCTCTACTCGATCGGTGCGGGAGCAGCGTTCCTAGCTGCGATAGTGACATTGGTGGTCCGCGTCGAACGAAAAGACGCTGTTCAGCGGGATCGTCCGGGAGTAAAGGTTCAGTCCGGAGAGACCGTCCGCGACTAA
- a CDS encoding mycofactocin-coupled SDR family oxidoreductase gives MNSLEGSFEGKVALITGAARGQGRAHAVAFAERGADIVICDRCENSDVVAYPLATEEDLAETVRLVEATGRRCIAVKADTADREAMDALVARAEAEFGKVDIAVANAGVSVPAPISSMTSAQWNEVISSNLTGVFNTVAAVSGGMAKRGYGRIITISSMMGRSGGTQMAAYGASKWGVIGLTKSVSLELANSGVTVNAIAPGNISTPMIHNDMMYHMMRPDLEEPTMADVEPVYATLHAQPVGWLDPFEITRVVLFLSADASAHMSGIVVPVDAGVAARSNA, from the coding sequence ATGAACAGCCTCGAGGGTAGTTTCGAAGGCAAGGTTGCACTGATCACCGGTGCCGCTCGAGGTCAGGGACGTGCGCACGCTGTTGCGTTTGCCGAGCGTGGCGCAGACATCGTGATCTGCGATCGCTGTGAGAACAGCGACGTCGTCGCCTACCCCCTCGCTACCGAAGAGGATCTTGCCGAAACCGTCCGCCTCGTCGAGGCCACGGGGCGTCGTTGCATCGCAGTCAAGGCGGATACCGCCGACCGCGAAGCAATGGACGCCCTGGTGGCCCGCGCGGAAGCCGAGTTCGGCAAGGTCGATATCGCTGTTGCCAACGCCGGTGTGTCCGTTCCTGCCCCGATTTCCTCGATGACGTCGGCGCAGTGGAATGAAGTCATTTCGTCGAATCTCACGGGTGTCTTCAACACTGTCGCTGCGGTGTCCGGCGGAATGGCAAAGCGTGGTTACGGCCGTATCATCACCATCTCCTCGATGATGGGCCGATCCGGTGGCACGCAGATGGCAGCGTACGGCGCCTCCAAGTGGGGTGTCATCGGACTGACCAAGAGTGTGTCCCTCGAGCTCGCCAACTCCGGTGTCACGGTCAATGCGATTGCGCCGGGCAATATTTCGACGCCGATGATCCACAACGACATGATGTACCACATGATGCGTCCGGATCTCGAAGAACCGACGATGGCCGACGTCGAACCGGTGTACGCAACGCTGCACGCACAGCCCGTCGGGTGGCTCGATCCGTTCGAGATCACTCGCGTCGTCCTGTTCCTCTCAGCTGATGCCAGCGCTCACATGAGTGGCATCGTTGTCCCTGTCGACGCCGGAGTCGCTGCTCGTTCGAACGCTTGA
- a CDS encoding lipid-transfer protein — translation MSTLSGKAAIVGIGATDFSKDSKRSELRLAAEAVQAALDDAGLTPADVDGLTSFTMDTNTEVAVARSVGIPNLKFFSRIHYGGGAAAATIQQAAMAVATGVADVVVAYRAFNERSGARFGQVNSGLVAQVNSSGTDNAFSYPHGLGTPASFVAIVAQRYMHVYGASSEDFGRVAVADRRHAATNPKAFFYGKPITLEDHQNSRFIAEPLHLLDCCQESDGGVAIVVTSAERAKDLKNTPAVIAAAAQGSGADQYIMTSYYRDGLTGLPEMGLVGDQLWSQSGLRPADMQTAILYDHFTPYVLMQLEELGFCGRGEAKDFIAGGAIELGGKLPINTHGGQLGEAYIHGMNGIAEGVRQIRGTSVNQVDAVTNVLVTAGTGVPTSGLVLTR, via the coding sequence ATGAGCACATTGTCGGGGAAAGCAGCAATCGTCGGTATCGGCGCGACGGACTTCTCGAAGGACTCGAAGCGCAGCGAACTTCGGCTGGCTGCGGAGGCCGTCCAAGCGGCACTGGATGACGCGGGCCTGACACCCGCCGACGTCGACGGACTCACTTCGTTCACCATGGATACCAATACCGAAGTAGCAGTGGCGCGTTCGGTGGGAATTCCGAACCTGAAGTTCTTCAGTCGCATCCATTACGGCGGCGGTGCTGCTGCGGCCACCATCCAGCAGGCAGCTATGGCTGTGGCGACAGGAGTAGCGGACGTCGTTGTTGCCTACCGCGCTTTCAACGAACGCTCCGGTGCCCGGTTCGGCCAGGTGAACTCCGGTCTTGTGGCACAGGTCAATTCATCGGGGACGGACAATGCCTTCTCGTACCCGCACGGATTGGGAACTCCCGCGTCGTTTGTCGCAATAGTGGCGCAGCGGTACATGCACGTGTACGGCGCTTCCAGTGAGGACTTCGGCCGCGTCGCCGTTGCCGATCGCAGACACGCTGCCACAAACCCCAAGGCCTTCTTCTACGGAAAGCCGATCACTCTCGAGGATCACCAGAATTCTCGGTTCATCGCCGAACCACTGCATCTACTCGACTGCTGTCAAGAATCCGACGGCGGTGTTGCCATCGTGGTCACGTCGGCCGAGCGGGCCAAGGATCTGAAGAACACCCCTGCCGTCATTGCCGCCGCAGCGCAAGGCAGCGGAGCCGATCAGTACATCATGACCAGCTACTACCGTGACGGTCTGACCGGACTCCCGGAAATGGGGCTGGTGGGAGATCAACTCTGGTCGCAGAGCGGTTTGCGGCCCGCGGATATGCAGACTGCGATTCTCTACGACCACTTCACGCCCTATGTGCTGATGCAACTCGAAGAACTTGGCTTCTGTGGCAGGGGGGAGGCCAAGGACTTCATTGCCGGTGGCGCAATCGAACTCGGCGGCAAACTCCCGATCAACACTCACGGCGGTCAACTGGGGGAGGCATACATTCACGGGATGAACGGCATAGCCGAAGGTGTCCGTCAGATCCGCGGGACTTCCGTGAACCAGGTCGACGCTGTCACGAACGTATTGGTTACTGCCGGTACCGGAGTGCCGACATCTGGGCTGGTATTGACCCGCTGA
- a CDS encoding MaoC family dehydratase has protein sequence MTTVSEIAVGEQLPVLSIYGDPTFVVSTALATRDFQDVHHDRDLAQQRGSKDIFVNILTDTGLVQRFVTDWAGPRAVITSIKLRLGVPWYAYDTLTLSGTVSSFDEALVTVAVVGKNSLGDHITAEVVLTFTTLTSTTAGAIE, from the coding sequence ATGACCACGGTTTCAGAGATCGCTGTGGGAGAGCAGCTTCCGGTACTCTCGATCTACGGAGACCCGACATTTGTCGTGTCCACGGCGTTGGCAACGCGCGACTTCCAAGACGTGCATCACGATCGTGACCTTGCGCAGCAGCGCGGCTCGAAAGACATCTTTGTCAATATCCTCACCGACACCGGGTTGGTGCAGCGATTTGTCACCGATTGGGCGGGCCCGCGAGCGGTCATCACCTCGATCAAACTCCGGCTCGGGGTGCCCTGGTACGCGTACGACACTCTGACGCTCAGCGGAACCGTCAGCAGCTTCGACGAGGCACTGGTGACGGTTGCCGTGGTCGGCAAGAACAGTCTGGGTGATCACATCACCGCCGAGGTCGTGCTCACATTCACCACGCTGACTTCCACGACGGCGGGAGCTATCGAATGA
- a CDS encoding HNH endonuclease signature motif containing protein → MSIDTSHVVSRSAAGLRSRLWQAPSAELRAAAIEASAEILRLEAIRVAVVDELSLRPDDQVLCYRGAGRWLAAHTMLQIPAGNKIAALGAALRAFPAVSQRFDAGDCSFDHAALIVSFCESPPKGMPEEALPQCIDLLLAAASGVEATTTKIRYVIATLERLFESDNIPPAEDVDRNELRIATTLNGRVVVRGDFDAVTGEMLLSALSNLTMPTPAPDGTPDARSAAKRTADGFTELIRRYLDNAKTGIDGGQRPHLNVHINARDLAEHRNCAAQETATEEETSLDPDLSDLDVGHMPWMGPLSLSQTRLLGCDCFLSTILLDNHGAPLDARPGKRLVTAEQRVALIARDKGCAFPGCDCVPAWTDAHHIRHWANGGPTVMNNLVLLCRSHHRLMHRKTGFVGKWEIRMGADNKPWFIPPPAIDPHQHPRPANNTFKT, encoded by the coding sequence ATGAGCATCGACACATCACATGTGGTTTCCAGGTCTGCCGCGGGATTACGTTCCAGGCTGTGGCAAGCGCCGTCAGCCGAGCTACGTGCCGCCGCAATCGAGGCGAGCGCCGAAATCCTGCGACTCGAAGCAATCCGCGTCGCCGTCGTCGACGAACTCTCGCTACGCCCGGACGATCAGGTGCTCTGCTACCGCGGTGCCGGTCGATGGTTGGCGGCACACACGATGCTGCAAATCCCTGCCGGAAACAAGATCGCCGCCCTCGGCGCCGCACTGCGGGCATTTCCCGCAGTCTCACAACGCTTCGACGCCGGAGATTGCTCGTTCGATCACGCCGCACTGATCGTATCGTTCTGCGAATCACCACCCAAAGGAATGCCCGAAGAAGCACTACCGCAGTGCATCGACCTCTTGCTGGCTGCCGCCTCCGGGGTCGAAGCCACCACCACCAAAATTCGCTACGTGATCGCAACACTGGAACGACTCTTCGAATCCGACAACATTCCACCCGCCGAAGACGTCGACCGCAACGAACTACGCATCGCCACAACATTGAACGGGCGGGTTGTCGTCCGAGGCGATTTCGACGCCGTCACCGGCGAAATGCTCCTCTCCGCCCTGTCGAACCTGACCATGCCCACCCCAGCACCGGACGGAACCCCTGATGCCCGATCCGCAGCCAAACGCACCGCCGACGGATTCACCGAACTGATCCGCCGCTACCTCGACAACGCAAAAACCGGTATCGACGGCGGCCAGCGGCCACATCTGAATGTTCACATCAACGCCCGAGATCTCGCCGAACACCGCAACTGCGCGGCGCAGGAAACTGCCACGGAAGAAGAAACTTCACTCGATCCGGACCTCTCCGATCTCGACGTAGGCCACATGCCGTGGATGGGACCACTATCCCTCTCGCAGACCAGACTCCTCGGCTGCGACTGCTTCCTCTCCACAATCCTGCTCGACAACCACGGAGCGCCACTCGATGCCAGACCCGGAAAACGATTGGTCACCGCCGAACAACGCGTCGCCTTGATCGCCCGCGACAAAGGCTGCGCCTTCCCGGGCTGCGATTGCGTACCAGCCTGGACCGACGCACACCACATTCGACACTGGGCAAACGGCGGCCCCACCGTAATGAACAACCTTGTCCTGCTGTGTCGTTCACATCATCGGCTCATGCACCGCAAAACCGGATTTGTTGGCAAATGGGAGATTCGAATGGGCGCCGACAACAAACCCTGGTTCATTCCGCCGCCGGCGATCGACCCCCACCAGCACCCGCGACCGGCAAACAACACATTCAAGACCTGA